The DNA sequence CGTCGTCACGTCGAGCGCCGTCGTCGGCTCGTCGGCGATCAGGAGCTTCGGCTCGCACACCAGGGCCATGGCGATCGCCACGCGCTGGCGCATGCCGCCGGACAGCTGGTGCGGATAGGCCTTCACGCGCTCGGACGGCCGGCCCATGCCGACCAGGCGCAGCATCTCCTCGGCGCGTGTCCACGCCTCCTTGCGGCCGATGCCCGGGCGGTGCAGGAGCAGCGGCTCGGCGATCTGCGCGCCGATCGTCATGGTGGGGTTGAGCGAGGTCAGCGGGTCCTGGAAGATCATCCCGATGGTGTTCCCGCGGATGTCCTGGAGCACGGGCGCGGGCGCGGCGGCCAGGTCGTGGCCCGCGAACAGGACGCGGCCGCCGGTGATCCGGCCGCCGGGCGGCAGCAGCCCGAGGACGCTCAGCGCGGTCATCGTCTTGCCGCAGCCCGACTCGCCGACGATGCCCAGGGATTCGCCGGGCGAGACGTCGAGCGAGACGCCGTCGAGGGCGTGCACGGTGCGGTCGCGCGCCTCGATGTCGACGCGCAGGTCCTCGATGCGCAGCAGCGGCCCGTCCGTGGACCGCGGCGCGGAGGTGTCGTGGGGCAGAGCGTGAGCCATGTCGTCGAGTCCCTACTTCCGCAGCCGTACTTCGAAGGCGTCCCGCAGCCCGTCACCGATGAAATTGAACGCGGCGACGACCAGCACGATCGCGATGCCCGGCGGGAAGATCAGCCACCAGTAGCCGTTCTGCGTGTACGTGATCCCGGCGGACAGCATCGAGCCCCAGTCGGCCGAGGGCGGCGGGATGCTCAGGCCGAGGAACGCCAGATAGCTGACGTAGAGGATGGCGTCGGCGATCTGGAAGGTGCAGTTGACGATGACGGTGCCGATCGCGTTCGGCACGATGTGCTTGAAGACCGCCCGCGCGCCACCGCCGCCCATCATCCGCATGGCCTGGACGTACTCCCGGTCGCGCAGCGACAGCGCCTCGCCGCGCACGAGGCGGGCCGGGGAGAGCCAGGCGACGGCCGCGATGACGAGGACGAGCACGCCCTTGCTCGGCGTGATGATCGCGGCGACCACGACGAGCAGGAACATCGCGGGGATGGCGAGCGCCGCGTCGGTGATCCGCATCATCGCGGCGTCCACCCAGCCGCCGAAGTAGCCGGACACCGCTCCGTACACGGTCCCGAAGAGCGTCGCGAGGAGCCCCGCGGCGAGGCCGATCTCCAGCGAGGTCCGCCCGGCGACCATGAGGCGGCCCACCATGTCGTAGCCGAGGTCGGTGGTGCCGAGCAGGTGCCCGTCGGTGCCGGGGGAGAGGTTGGCCTGCGACAGGTCGGTGTGGACCTGCTCGGTGTCGTACAGGAGCGGGCCGAGGTAGCTGAAGGCGAGGAGCAGCGCCAGGACGACCACGCCGGTGAGGGCGAGCTTGTTGCCGGTGAACACGCGCAGGGTGCGGCGGGCGAGCGAGGGCGTCGCGAGCGCGGCCTCCTCGTGGCCCGGCGCGGTCCCGGGAGCCGGGACAGGGGCCGTCGTGGTGGTCATGCCACGCTCCGAATCCGGGGGTCGAGGACGGCGTACAGGATGTCGGTGAGCAGGGAGCCGACGACGGTGGCGATGCCGACGACGAGCGTCACGCCGAGCAGCACGGGGAAGTCCGAGCCCTGGGCGGCGTTCCAGAACAGCAGCCCCATGCCCGGGTAGTTGAACATCGACTCGACGACGAGAGCCCCGCTGAACAGCGTCGGCAGATACAGGCCGAGGAGGGTGGCCAGCGGGATCAGGGCGTTGCGCAGGACGTGCCGGACGAGCACGCGGCGGCTCGACTGCCCCTTGGCCATGGCCGTGCGGACGTAGTCCTCGGTGAGGTTGTCGAGGACGGCCGAGCGCATGTAGCGGCTGAACATCGCCACGATGCCGAACGCCATCGTCACCACCGGGAGCACCAGGCCCGTGAAGTCCCCGAGCAGATCGCCGATCGACTCGCCCTGCGGCGCCTCGGCCGGGAGGACCGGCAGGACCTGCGCGAACACGATGATCATGACGAGGCCGAGGAAGAACACCGGCGTGGCGTACAGCAGGAACGCCAGGCCGGTGAGCGCGTAGTCGGACGCCTTGCCGCGCCGCACCGCCTGGAGCAGCCCAAGGGGCACGGCGATGACGACCGCGAGCGCGGTGGACAGGACCGTCAGGAGCAGTGTCTTGGGCAGCCGCTGCTTGAGCAGCTCGAAGACGGGCGAGTTGAGCTTGTAGGAGTCGCCCAGGTCGCCGGTGAGCAGGCGCTTGAGGTACATGCCGTACTGCGTGGGCAGGGAGCGGTCGTAGCCCTGCTGGTGGTTGAAGTCCTGGATCTGCTGGGGCGTGCCCTTGGGGCCGAGGATGGCGCGTGCGGGGCCGCCGGGGAGCTGGTGCAGCAGCGCGAACACGATGATCGAGACCAGGAAGAGCACGACGAGCGCCTGGAGGAAGCGCTTGAGCAGGAACGCGGTCACTTGGCCCCGCCCTTCTCGCCCCGCGGGGCCTTCTTGACGTAGTACCAGTCCTGCGGCGCGAACGTGACCGTCGGGTTCTGCCCGACGCCCCGCAGGTCGTTGCGGATCACCGACACCTGGTAGGCGGGGTTGGGCATCCACATGACCGGCAGTTGCTCGGCGAGGTACTCGCCGTAGGCGTGCACGGCCTTCATGTCCGGCGCGTACTGCACGGCCCGGATGATCCGGTCGGCCCTCTTGTCGCTGTAGTTGCCGAAGTTGGCGGAGGCGCCGGTGGAGAAGAGCTGCTCGCCGCTGGGGTTGAGCGGGTAGTACCAGCTGCCCGCCGTGCCGAAGAAGGACATGTCCCAGTCGCAGCCGGGGTCCTTGGCCGTGCACGGCACGGAGTTGCCGAGGACCGAGTTGAGCGGCTGCTGACGTACCGTCAGCTCGATGCCCGCCTTGGACAGGGACGACTTGAGCTCCTGCATCATGTTCGTGGTCTCCGTGGAGCCGGACTGGGACAGGAGCGTCAGCTTCAGCGGGGTGTCCTTCGCGATGCCCGCGCCGCACTCGTCGGGGCCCGTGCCGGGGCGTTCGCAGCGCGCGGTGCCGTCGCCGGTCCGCCAGCCGTGGGCTTCGAGCAGCGCCTTGGCCCTGGCCACGGAGAACGGGTACTGGTTGCGCTCCATGGCGGGCGACAGGTACTGGCTCTTCGGCGTGACGGGCACCGGGCCGAGCGTCGGCGTGGCGCTGCCCTGCCAGATGACCTCGCTCATCGCCTTCTGGTCGACGAGGTGCTGCATGGCCTGCCGTATGTAGAGCCGGCGCAGCAGCGGGCCCGCGTGCGTGGAGTTGAAGTTGTAGACGATGTACGTGGCCGCCCAGCCCTCCCAGGGGTCGACGCGGTAGCCCTTGTCCTCGAACTTCTCCTTCTGCGCCATCACCGACGGCGGGATGTAGCCGTAGTCGACGCCTCCGGAGCGCAGCACGTTGTACTCGGAGTCGGCGGTGGTGAAGGGTTTGAAGACGACCTTGTCCAGGTGCGGGCGCTGGGACCGCGGGCCGGTGAACTTCTCGTTCGGCACGATGGTGACCTGGCCGTTGTCGCGCCACCCGGCCAGCTTCCAGGGGCCGTTGACGGTCTTCCACAGCGGGTCGCCGCCGTAGGAGCCGAGGCTCTTGGCATGCCGGGTGAGGCGGGCGAAGACCGCCTTGGCGCCCTTCTTCGTGCGGTCGAAGTCGCCGACCTCGCCGCCGTCGGACGTGGCGCTCCAGGCGTGCTGGGGCAGCGCCCGCATCAGGGTGAGCTGGTTGGCGGTGAACCAGTCCGGGTTGTACGCGCGGCTCAGGCGCAGCCGCACGGTGTGGTCGTCGAGCGTCTCGAAGCGCTTGACGTTGTCGGGCATGGTGCCGACCGAGTAGTTGCCCCAGGAGGCCTTGTTGGCCTTGACGAGGTTGAACCAGAACTCCAGGTCGCGGGCCGTGACCGGGGTGCCGTCGGACCACTTCACGCCCTTGCGCAGCGGCACGGTGACGGTCCTGTTGCCTTCGCTGTACGTCGGCTCGAGGCCCAGGGTGCTCGGGCCGTGCGTGGTCAGCTCGCCCTTCCGCCGGTCCTGCACGGCGTCGTACACCGGCATGAAGAGCAGGCTCTGGATGCCGTAGTTGTACGAGGCGCCGTAGCCGGGCGCGCCGATCGGGAAGATCCAGTTGGGTGTCGCGGCCGGGGGCAGGGCCATGGTGGCGGTGCCGCCCTCGACCGGGGTGCCGCCGGTCGGGCCCATGTCGACGCGGCCGCCTTCGCGGGTGCAGCCGGTGAGGGCCGCGAGCGCGAGGCCCGCGGCCGCGGCCGCCTTCAGTGCACGCATGGTTCGGGAGCCTCCAGGAGCTGCCGGGACCGGGTCCGCACGGGTGAGCGGTGGGAGGGCCGCACGCTAGGCCTGAGGCGAAAAGCAAGTCAAGAGCTTCGTTCGGCAAAGACTGCGAAAAGTCGGGGCCCTGTGGCCATTTCTTCGAAGTACTGGTCAACTTCCTTTGTTGAGCCCTAGTGTTCGGTCGGCATCCGAAACAACTCGTCGAACGTACGGGGGCGATATGGCAAGCGGCGCACACGGCGAGCCCGGATCGGCGCAGCACATCGTGCATCTGGTGTCGTCGGGCGCGGCCACGTCGCGGGCCGATCTCGTACGGGAGCTGGGCCTCGCCCCGTCCACCGTCTCGCTGCGCGTGCAGGAGCTGGTGGCCGCGGGCGTGCTCACCGAGTCCGGCGAGGGGGCGTCGCGGGGCGGACGCCGCCCCCGGCTCCTTCGGGTGCGCACCCAGGGCGGTGTCGCGCTGGCCGCCGACCTCGGCAGCCACCACGCCCGGCTCGGCGCCGTCGACCTCGGCGGCGGCGTCCTGGACCCGGTGGACCTGCCGCACGACATCACGGCGGGGCCCGAACCCGTCGTCGACTGGCTGTGCGACCGCGTGGCCGAACTCGCCGCCCGGCAGCGCGCGGCGGGCCGCACCGTGCGCGCCCTCGGCGTCGCCTTCCCCGGCCCCGTCCGCCCCGGCGAGGGCTGTGTGCTCAGCCCCTCGCGGATGCCCGGCTGGCACCGCTACCCGCTGCGGGACGCCCTCGCCGACCGCCTCGGCATGCCCGTGACCGTCGAGAACGACGCCACGATGATGGCCGTCGGCGAACACCGCGCGGCCCGGCCCGAACTCGACCACCTCGTCGTGGTCAAGGCGGGCCGCGGCATCGGCAGCGGCGTCATCGCGGCGGGCCGCCCGCACGACGGCGCCAACGGCGCGGCCGGGGACATCAGCCACGTCCGCATCGAGGCGGCGGGCGAACGCCCGTGCAGCTGCGGCAACATCGGCTGTCTGGAGACCGTCGCCAGCGGCGCCGCGCTGATCCGCGAGCTCGCCGCGCAGGGCGTCGAGGTGGGGTCCACCGGCGAACTCCTGCGGCTCGTCGCCGACGGCGACCCCCGCGCCACGACCCTCGTGCGCACCGCGGGCCGCCACATCGGCACGGTCCTGTCCGTCGTCGTGAACTTCTTCAACCCGCAGGCCGTGGCGCTCGGCGGCGTGCTCGCCACCGCCGAGCCCCTGGTCGCCGCCGTGCGCGGTGTCCTGTACGAACGCTGTCTGCCGCTCGCCACGGCAGACCTGGAGATCACCACCACGGTGACGGGGCCCGACGCGGGCCTGCTCGGCGCGGGCCTCACCGCCCTGCGCGAGCACCTGGCCGCGCCGCCCCGGGAGCCGGGCGCACCACCGCGCGAGCAGTCCGCCCTCCGCCAGGAAGAGAGTGCCTGACCATGACAAGGACCGAGCCCGTCACCGGCCGCCCGCTGCGCATCGGCATCGGCGGCATCGGCATCGAGTCCTCCACGTTCTGTCCGCACCGCTCCACCACCGGAGACTTCCGCCAGACCCGGGGCCAGGAGCTCCTCGACCGCTACGCGTGGACCCGCGCGGACAGCGACCTCACCTGCCTCGGCGGCCCCGTCGAGTGGGTGCCGCTGCTGCACGCCACGTCCCTGCCCGGCGGTCCCGTGGAGGCCGAGTCGTATCTGACCCTCAAGGACGAACTCGTCACCCGCGTCCGGGGGGCGGGCCCGCTCGACGGGCTCGTGTACGACATCCACGGCGCCATGAGCGTCGTCGGCCTCACCGACGCCGAGGCCGACCTGACCGAGGCGGTGCGCGCGGCCCTGGACTTCGTGGGCACCCCGGACGGCCGGCGGCGCCCCATGATCTCCGCGGCCATGGACCTGCACGGCAACGTCTCGCGCCGCTTCGCCGAGCCCGTCGACCTGCTCACCGCGCACCGCCTCGCCCCGCACGAGGACGCCTGGGAGACCCGCGAGCGCGCCGCCCGCAACCTGGTGCGCTGTCTGCGCGAGGGCAGGCGGCCGCACCGCGCCTGGGTGCAGGTGCCGGTGCTCCTTCCGGGCGAGAAGACGAGCACGCGCCTGGAACCCGCCAAGTCCCTGTACGCCTCGCTCGCCGCCGTCGAGAAGCTGCCCGGCATCCTCGACGCGGCCCTGTGGGTCGGCTACGCCTGGGCCGACGAGCCGCGCTGCCGGGCCGCCGTCGTCGTCACCGGCGACGACGCCGGACGGGCCGCGGCCGAGGCCGGGCGGCTCGCCCGCCGCTACTGGGAGGCGCGGCGCGACTTCGCCTTCGTCGGGCCGACCGGCAGCGCCGACGAGTGCATCGAGAAGGCGGTGGCCTCGGCCAGGCGGCCCTTCCTCATCAGCGACTCCGGTGACAACCCCACCGCGGGCGGCGCGGGCGACCTCGCGTACATGCTGGCCCGGCTCCTGGCCAACGACGAGATCCGCTCGGGGCGCGTCACCGCCGTGCACCCCGGCATCACCGACCCCGCCGCCGTCGCCCGGTGCTTCGCGGCGGGCGTCGGCGCCGAGGTGACGCTGTCCGTCGGCGGCAAGGTCGACGCGGGCCACGGCGGACCGTACGAACTCACCGGCACCGTCGAGGCGTTGCAGCGCGCCACCGACCAGAAGGACCGGGCCGAGGGCGGCGCCTACGACCGGGGCGTCGACATGGCGGCGGTCCGCGTCGGCGGGCTCACCCTGATCCTCGTCGCGCACCGCAAGCCGTTCCACACCCTCGCCGACTTCCTCGGCCCGGCCGATGGCGGCCTCGGGATCGACCCGAGGACGTACGACCTGGTCGTCGTGAAGATCGGCTATCTGGAGCCGGAGCTGTACGACATGGCCGCCGACTGGCTCCTCGCGCTCACGCCCGGCGGCGTCGACCAGGACCTCGAGCGGCTCGGCCACCACCGTGTGGAGCGGCCCCTCTACCCCTTCGACGAGGACGCGTACGACAACGGCGCGGGCCCGGACCTGACGGCGGTCCACCTGCCGC is a window from the Streptomyces spectabilis genome containing:
- a CDS encoding ROK family transcriptional regulator, producing MASGAHGEPGSAQHIVHLVSSGAATSRADLVRELGLAPSTVSLRVQELVAAGVLTESGEGASRGGRRPRLLRVRTQGGVALAADLGSHHARLGAVDLGGGVLDPVDLPHDITAGPEPVVDWLCDRVAELAARQRAAGRTVRALGVAFPGPVRPGEGCVLSPSRMPGWHRYPLRDALADRLGMPVTVENDATMMAVGEHRAARPELDHLVVVKAGRGIGSGVIAAGRPHDGANGAAGDISHVRIEAAGERPCSCGNIGCLETVASGAALIRELAAQGVEVGSTGELLRLVADGDPRATTLVRTAGRHIGTVLSVVVNFFNPQAVALGGVLATAEPLVAAVRGVLYERCLPLATADLEITTTVTGPDAGLLGAGLTALREHLAAPPREPGAPPREQSALRQEESA
- a CDS encoding ABC transporter permease, producing MTTTTAPVPAPGTAPGHEEAALATPSLARRTLRVFTGNKLALTGVVVLALLLAFSYLGPLLYDTEQVHTDLSQANLSPGTDGHLLGTTDLGYDMVGRLMVAGRTSLEIGLAAGLLATLFGTVYGAVSGYFGGWVDAAMMRITDAALAIPAMFLLVVVAAIITPSKGVLVLVIAAVAWLSPARLVRGEALSLRDREYVQAMRMMGGGGARAVFKHIVPNAIGTVIVNCTFQIADAILYVSYLAFLGLSIPPPSADWGSMLSAGITYTQNGYWWLIFPPGIAIVLVVAAFNFIGDGLRDAFEVRLRK
- a CDS encoding peptide ABC transporter substrate-binding protein, with the translated sequence MRALKAAAAAGLALAALTGCTREGGRVDMGPTGGTPVEGGTATMALPPAATPNWIFPIGAPGYGASYNYGIQSLLFMPVYDAVQDRRKGELTTHGPSTLGLEPTYSEGNRTVTVPLRKGVKWSDGTPVTARDLEFWFNLVKANKASWGNYSVGTMPDNVKRFETLDDHTVRLRLSRAYNPDWFTANQLTLMRALPQHAWSATSDGGEVGDFDRTKKGAKAVFARLTRHAKSLGSYGGDPLWKTVNGPWKLAGWRDNGQVTIVPNEKFTGPRSQRPHLDKVVFKPFTTADSEYNVLRSGGVDYGYIPPSVMAQKEKFEDKGYRVDPWEGWAATYIVYNFNSTHAGPLLRRLYIRQAMQHLVDQKAMSEVIWQGSATPTLGPVPVTPKSQYLSPAMERNQYPFSVARAKALLEAHGWRTGDGTARCERPGTGPDECGAGIAKDTPLKLTLLSQSGSTETTNMMQELKSSLSKAGIELTVRQQPLNSVLGNSVPCTAKDPGCDWDMSFFGTAGSWYYPLNPSGEQLFSTGASANFGNYSDKRADRIIRAVQYAPDMKAVHAYGEYLAEQLPVMWMPNPAYQVSVIRNDLRGVGQNPTVTFAPQDWYYVKKAPRGEKGGAK
- a CDS encoding ABC transporter permease, producing the protein MTAFLLKRFLQALVVLFLVSIIVFALLHQLPGGPARAILGPKGTPQQIQDFNHQQGYDRSLPTQYGMYLKRLLTGDLGDSYKLNSPVFELLKQRLPKTLLLTVLSTALAVVIAVPLGLLQAVRRGKASDYALTGLAFLLYATPVFFLGLVMIIVFAQVLPVLPAEAPQGESIGDLLGDFTGLVLPVVTMAFGIVAMFSRYMRSAVLDNLTEDYVRTAMAKGQSSRRVLVRHVLRNALIPLATLLGLYLPTLFSGALVVESMFNYPGMGLLFWNAAQGSDFPVLLGVTLVVGIATVVGSLLTDILYAVLDPRIRSVA
- a CDS encoding M81 family metallopeptidase, with translation MTRTEPVTGRPLRIGIGGIGIESSTFCPHRSTTGDFRQTRGQELLDRYAWTRADSDLTCLGGPVEWVPLLHATSLPGGPVEAESYLTLKDELVTRVRGAGPLDGLVYDIHGAMSVVGLTDAEADLTEAVRAALDFVGTPDGRRRPMISAAMDLHGNVSRRFAEPVDLLTAHRLAPHEDAWETRERAARNLVRCLREGRRPHRAWVQVPVLLPGEKTSTRLEPAKSLYASLAAVEKLPGILDAALWVGYAWADEPRCRAAVVVTGDDAGRAAAEAGRLARRYWEARRDFAFVGPTGSADECIEKAVASARRPFLISDSGDNPTAGGAGDLAYMLARLLANDEIRSGRVTAVHPGITDPAAVARCFAAGVGAEVTLSVGGKVDAGHGGPYELTGTVEALQRATDQKDRAEGGAYDRGVDMAAVRVGGLTLILVAHRKPFHTLADFLGPADGGLGIDPRTYDLVVVKIGYLEPELYDMAADWLLALTPGGVDQDLERLGHHRVERPLYPFDEDAYDNGAGPDLTAVHLPPLTP